The Heliorestis convoluta genome includes the window ATTAGGTCATAAATTGTTAAACAAAAATTTAGAACAAGCAAAAAGAGTTTTTACCAGAGAAGACAAAAGTTATCATTATTTAAAAGAAACATTTTCAAACTTGAAAATGGAAAAGTCTATTGATTTAGCATTTTTTATAAAAGATAACAATAGAGCTAAAGAAAAATATAAAGATAGATATTCTAAATTTTTCAATCTAAGGTCTAAAAAAATAGCTATAACATTACGCACTCAAGTCGTAGGAGATCTAGGGGAATTAGGTGAAACTAAGAAAAATAAAATAATGAAAGTTATTAAGAAAACAATAGAGCATTATCTAGAAATGGAAAACACTCAACTGACATTAATTATACAAACGAGAAAAGATAAAGTAATAACTGAACAGATTTATAATAAGTATAAACATACGTCTAAAGTTACTTTAATAGAAGAATATGATTGTCTTGTTTTAAGAGAAATATATAGAAATTGTGATTTGCTTATTGGGATGAGATTACACTCAATTATTATGGCATTGTCAACCTATACCCCGGCTGTGGGTTTTTTTGACGAAGATTGGGGGCTCAAAAATCCTGGCTTAATGCAAAAATTTAAATTACCGTATAAATTTGTTGAAGATGAAGTAACGGATTTGGTTAATGAATGCGATTTTGTTATTAATAATAAAAATGAAATAAAGATAAGAATTAAAGATACAGTAGAAAAAGAAACTGAAAGAATAAAATTTAGCCTGAATGAACTAATCACTACTGAAAACCTAACAGCTGTGTATAAAGCTTTCTAAGTTGGCTCATAATTGTTTTTGCGAGTTCTCTTCAAAAAGGAAGTTACTCTCTTAAACAATTTTTTTCGCTGTTAAGT containing:
- a CDS encoding polysaccharide pyruvyl transferase family protein, translating into MSIVSLIYTYDLKNSGDMAINLGAFDLLQDLNFKIKAFSKSNENDKEFQKSKAYINEYYPKIKFYGGPFKLNRDDNKMVTVLNHFNGYLKTIGINEDNYFINELTSSNLIIFNGGNLFRAESFADYARLLALMYPLKKAREKKIPFIIFPQSASNINRLGHKLLNKNLEQAKRVFTREDKSYHYLKETFSNLKMEKSIDLAFFIKDNNRAKEKYKDRYSKFFNLRSKKIAITLRTQVVGDLGELGETKKNKIMKVIKKTIEHYLEMENTQLTLIIQTRKDKVITEQIYNKYKHTSKVTLIEEYDCLVLREIYRNCDLLIGMRLHSIIMALSTYTPAVGFFDEDWGLKNPGLMQKFKLPYKFVEDEVTDLVNECDFVINNKNEIKIRIKDTVEKETERIKFSLNELITTENLTAVYKAF